A section of the Streptomyces xinghaiensis S187 genome encodes:
- the bioB gene encoding biotin synthase BioB, with protein sequence MDLLTTLVDKGLRREPPTRDEALAVLATSDDDLLDVVAAAGRVRRQWFGRRVKLNYLVNLKSGLCPEDCSYCSQRLGSKAEILKYTWLKPEEAAAAAGAGVAGGAKRVCLVASGRGPTDRDVDRVSDTIAAIKERNEGVEVCACLGLLSDGQAERLRAAGADAYNHNLNTSEATYQDICTTHDFSDRVSTVRQAQGAGLSACSGLIAGMGESDEDLVDVVFALRELDPDSVPVNFLIPFDGTPLAGEWNLTPQRALRILAMVRFVCPDVEVRLAGGREVHLRSLQPLALHLANSVFLGDYLTSEGQAGQADLDMIADAGFEVEGSDTVTLPEHRAGAAGTGCGGHDDGGCAPCGETAAEDAAPAAAPAGAPAPPAAAPAGAPRTGLVAVRRRGAGTDLPPNA encoded by the coding sequence ATGGATCTGCTGACAACGCTGGTGGACAAGGGGCTGCGCCGCGAGCCGCCCACCCGGGACGAGGCGCTCGCCGTGCTGGCCACGTCCGACGACGACCTGCTCGATGTGGTGGCGGCCGCGGGGCGGGTGCGCCGCCAGTGGTTCGGGCGGCGGGTGAAGCTCAACTATCTGGTCAACCTGAAGTCGGGGCTCTGCCCGGAGGACTGCTCGTACTGCTCGCAGCGGCTGGGGTCGAAGGCGGAGATCCTCAAGTACACCTGGCTGAAGCCGGAGGAGGCCGCCGCGGCGGCCGGCGCCGGTGTGGCCGGCGGCGCCAAGCGCGTCTGCCTGGTGGCGAGCGGACGCGGCCCGACCGACCGGGACGTGGACCGGGTGTCGGACACCATCGCGGCCATCAAGGAGCGGAACGAGGGCGTGGAGGTCTGCGCCTGCCTCGGGCTGCTCTCCGACGGCCAGGCCGAGCGGCTGCGGGCCGCGGGCGCGGACGCGTACAACCACAACCTCAACACGTCCGAGGCGACGTACCAGGACATCTGCACCACGCACGACTTCTCCGACCGGGTCTCCACCGTGCGGCAGGCGCAGGGCGCGGGGCTGTCGGCCTGCTCCGGCCTGATCGCGGGCATGGGCGAGTCCGACGAGGACCTGGTCGACGTGGTCTTCGCGCTGCGCGAGCTGGACCCGGACTCCGTGCCGGTCAACTTCCTGATCCCCTTCGACGGCACACCGCTGGCCGGGGAGTGGAACCTCACCCCGCAGCGGGCGCTGCGCATCCTGGCCATGGTCCGCTTCGTCTGCCCGGATGTGGAGGTACGGCTCGCGGGAGGCCGCGAGGTGCATCTGCGGTCCCTGCAGCCGCTGGCGCTCCACCTCGCCAACTCGGTCTTCCTGGGCGACTACCTGACCAGTGAGGGGCAGGCGGGGCAGGCGGACCTCGACATGATCGCCGACGCGGGCTTCGAGGTGGAGGGCTCGGACACCGTGACCCTGCCGGAGCACCGGGCGGGCGCGGCCGGAACGGGCTGCGGCGGACACGACGACGGCGGCTGCGCGCCCTGCGGGGAGACGGCGGCGGAGGACGCGGCCCCGGCCGCCGCGCCCGCCGGCGCACCGGCCCCGCCGGCCGCCGCACCGGCGGGCGCTCCCCGTACCGGCCTGGTGGCGGTGCGCCGCCGCGGCGCGGGCACCGATCTGCCACCCAATGCCTGA
- a CDS encoding 8-amino-7-oxononanoate synthase translates to MPQDKEQDPDRDPGRDARDPFGWIDEEAAARRRAGLVRALRPRPAASALLDLASNDYLGLARHPAVTAAAADAARLWGAGATGSRLVTGSTGLHAELEAELADFCGFEAALVLASGYAANLAAVTALTARGTLIVSDAANHASLIDGCRLSRAVTAVVPHADPGAAAKVLDGHEGRAVVLTDAVFSVDGDAAPLGRLATVCRDRGAALIVDDAHGLGVLGEGGRGAPYAAGLAGSPDTVVTVTLSKSLGSQGGAVLGPARVIEHLVNTARAFIFDTGLAPAAAGGALAALRLLRREPERAARARAVAASLHERLTAAGLASVRPDAAVVSVRAPSPEAALRWAADCRAGGLAVGCFRPPSVPDGVSRLRLTARADLTEDQIDRAVAVIVASAPAG, encoded by the coding sequence ATGCCCCAGGACAAGGAGCAGGACCCGGACCGGGATCCGGGCCGGGACGCCCGGGACCCGTTCGGATGGATCGACGAGGAGGCGGCCGCCCGGCGGCGGGCCGGTCTCGTCCGCGCGCTGCGCCCCCGTCCGGCCGCGTCCGCGCTGCTCGATCTGGCGTCCAACGACTACCTCGGACTGGCCCGCCACCCCGCGGTGACCGCCGCGGCCGCGGACGCGGCCCGGCTGTGGGGGGCCGGCGCGACCGGCTCCCGGCTGGTGACCGGCAGCACCGGGCTCCACGCCGAACTGGAGGCGGAACTGGCGGACTTCTGCGGCTTCGAGGCCGCGCTGGTGCTGGCCTCCGGCTACGCCGCCAATCTCGCCGCCGTCACCGCGCTGACCGCGCGGGGCACCCTGATCGTCTCCGACGCCGCCAACCACGCCTCGCTGATCGACGGCTGCCGGCTCTCCCGGGCGGTCACCGCCGTCGTCCCGCACGCCGATCCCGGCGCCGCGGCCAAGGTGCTCGACGGGCACGAGGGCCGGGCCGTCGTCCTCACCGACGCGGTCTTCTCGGTCGACGGCGACGCCGCGCCGCTCGGCCGGCTCGCCACGGTCTGCCGCGACCGCGGGGCGGCCCTGATCGTCGACGACGCCCACGGGCTGGGCGTGCTGGGGGAGGGCGGGCGCGGAGCCCCGTACGCCGCCGGGCTCGCGGGCTCACCGGACACGGTCGTGACCGTCACCCTGTCCAAGTCGCTCGGGAGTCAGGGCGGTGCCGTGCTGGGACCGGCCCGGGTGATCGAGCATCTCGTCAACACCGCACGGGCGTTCATCTTCGACACCGGGCTCGCGCCCGCCGCCGCCGGCGGCGCGCTGGCCGCCCTCCGGCTGCTGCGCCGGGAGCCGGAGCGGGCGGCCCGGGCCCGGGCCGTCGCGGCCTCGCTGCACGAGCGGCTGACGGCGGCGGGTCTGGCGTCCGTCCGCCCGGACGCGGCCGTGGTGTCCGTACGGGCGCCGTCCCCGGAGGCGGCGCTGCGCTGGGCGGCGGACTGCCGGGCCGGCGGGCTGGCCGTGGGCTGCTTCCGCCCGCCGTCCGTGCCCGACGGCGTCTCGCGGCTGCGGCTCACCGCCCGCGCCGATCTGACGGAGGATCAGATCGACCGGGCGGTGGCCGTCATCGTCGCGTCGGCGCCCGCCGGCTGA
- a CDS encoding adenosylmethionine--8-amino-7-oxononanoate transaminase, which produces MPEPLPHPPAAPAGGPAAAAPLSTAELLELDRRHVWHPYGPMPGRTDPLVVESASGVRLRLAEPAEGREELVDGMSSWWSAVHGYGHPALTGAAHAQLDRMSHVMFGGLTHEPAVRLAARLVEITPEPLRHVFLADSGSVSVEVAVKMCLQYWRSLGKPRKQRLLTWRGGYHGDTWQPMSVCDPDGGMHHLWSGVLPRQVFADAPPPGFGAGVDPAYAEHLRGLVAEHAEELAAVVVEPVVQGAGGMRFHSPGYLRVLREACDEHGVLLVLDEIATGFGRTGELFAADHAGVAPDVLCLGKALTGGMMTLAATLCTAEVAEGISRGEVPVLAHGPTFMGNPLATAVAGASVDLLLARDWRGEVRGIERGLREGLAPAARLPGVREVRVLGAIGVVQLDHGIDMAAATRAAVREGVWLRPFRDLVYTMPPYVTGEDDVARICAAVYAAAAAG; this is translated from the coding sequence ATGCCTGAGCCGCTCCCGCACCCGCCGGCCGCACCGGCCGGCGGGCCCGCCGCGGCGGCGCCGCTGTCCACCGCCGAACTGCTGGAGCTGGACCGGCGGCACGTCTGGCACCCGTACGGCCCGATGCCCGGCCGCACGGACCCGCTGGTCGTCGAGTCCGCCTCCGGGGTGCGGCTACGGCTGGCCGAACCGGCCGAGGGCCGGGAGGAGTTGGTCGACGGGATGTCGTCGTGGTGGTCGGCCGTGCACGGCTACGGCCACCCCGCGCTGACCGGAGCCGCGCACGCACAGCTGGACCGGATGAGCCATGTGATGTTCGGCGGGCTCACCCACGAGCCGGCCGTCCGGCTCGCCGCCCGGCTCGTGGAGATCACCCCGGAGCCGCTGCGCCACGTCTTCCTGGCCGACTCGGGCTCGGTGTCCGTGGAAGTGGCCGTCAAGATGTGCCTGCAGTACTGGCGTTCGCTGGGGAAGCCCCGCAAGCAGCGGCTGCTGACCTGGCGCGGCGGCTACCACGGCGACACCTGGCAGCCGATGTCCGTGTGCGACCCGGACGGCGGCATGCACCACCTGTGGTCCGGGGTGCTGCCCCGGCAGGTCTTCGCCGACGCGCCGCCGCCCGGCTTCGGTGCCGGCGTGGACCCGGCGTACGCGGAGCATCTGCGGGGGCTGGTCGCGGAGCACGCCGAGGAGCTGGCGGCCGTCGTCGTCGAACCGGTGGTGCAGGGCGCGGGCGGGATGCGGTTCCACTCCCCCGGCTATCTGCGGGTGCTGCGCGAGGCGTGCGACGAGCACGGTGTGCTGCTGGTCCTGGACGAGATCGCCACCGGCTTCGGCCGGACCGGTGAGCTGTTCGCCGCGGACCACGCGGGCGTCGCGCCCGATGTGCTGTGCCTCGGCAAGGCGCTGACCGGCGGGATGATGACGCTGGCGGCGACGCTGTGCACCGCGGAGGTGGCCGAGGGCATCTCGCGCGGTGAGGTGCCGGTGCTGGCGCACGGCCCGACCTTCATGGGCAATCCGCTGGCCACGGCGGTCGCGGGTGCCTCCGTCGATCTGCTGCTGGCCCGGGACTGGCGCGGCGAGGTGCGCGGGATCGAGCGCGGGCTGCGGGAGGGGCTGGCCCCGGCGGCGCGGCTGCCGGGCGTGCGGGAGGTCCGGGTACTGGGCGCCATCGGCGTCGTCCAGCTCGACCACGGCATCGACATGGCGGCGGCGACGCGCGCCGCGGTGCGCGAGGGCGTGTGGCTGCGGCCGTTCCGCGACCTCGTCTACACGATGCCGCCGTATGTCACCGGTGAGGACGACGTGGCCCGGATCTGCGCGGCGGTGTACGCGGCGGCAGCGGCGGGCTGA
- a CDS encoding C40 family peptidase, with product MSAHVHVQTHDSTTGTTGTTGFTGTTGTGRKSAGTTARISRAGAVSALTLAAVTGTVLAPGAASEAQAATARSKALSVAAAQKGDPYKYGAAGPHRFDCSGLTLYSYKKAGKKLPRTAQAQYNKTSRVSAAKRAKGDLVFFHSGGSVYHVGVYAGSGKVWHSPKAGSVVKLEKIWTKSVRYGRVR from the coding sequence ATGTCCGCGCACGTTCATGTCCAGACGCACGACAGCACCACCGGCACCACCGGCACCACCGGCTTCACCGGCACCACCGGCACCGGCCGGAAGTCCGCCGGCACCACCGCGCGCATCTCCCGCGCGGGGGCCGTATCGGCGCTCACCCTCGCCGCGGTCACGGGCACCGTCCTCGCACCGGGCGCCGCCTCCGAGGCCCAGGCCGCCACCGCCCGGTCGAAGGCACTCTCGGTCGCCGCGGCGCAGAAGGGCGACCCCTACAAGTACGGCGCCGCGGGCCCGCACCGCTTCGACTGCTCCGGCCTGACGCTGTACTCGTACAAGAAGGCCGGCAAGAAGCTGCCGCGCACGGCCCAGGCCCAGTACAACAAGACCAGCCGCGTCTCCGCCGCGAAGCGGGCCAAGGGCGATCTGGTGTTCTTCCACTCCGGCGGCAGCGTCTACCACGTCGGCGTCTACGCCGGCAGCGGCAAGGTCTGGCACTCCCCCAAGGCCGGCTCCGTCGTCAAGCTGGAGAAGATCTGGACGAAGAGCGTCCGTTACGGCCGGGTGCGCTGA
- a CDS encoding hemolysin family protein, with amino-acid sequence MIEFLLLALALLLSLACGAFVAAEFSLTTLERGSLEQAVENGERGAESALKAVRNLTFQLSGAQLGITVTNLVIGMLAEPSIAALLRDPLSAAGVPDGAVGSVALVTGTALSTVVLMVVGELVPKNWAISSPLPVAKAVATPQRAFSAAFRPLISHLNNSANRLVRRMGLEPAEELASARGPQELVALARHSAKEGALEPDTAELFVRTLNLSELSAENVMTPRVQVMALDVQASAEDVANATRATGLSRFPVYRGSLDTVVGIAHIKDVLAVPAERRSRHPVTELLREPLLVPESLTVDRLLDRLSGKRSMAVVIDEYGGTAGVVTLEDIVEEVVGEVRDEHDPLEAPDLAPAGTDAEGRELYAADGAARTDQLETIGLRAPEGPYETLAGLVATELGRIPAEGDRVEVAGWRVDVVDASGRRAARVLLHAPLPEHGEQHPEEASR; translated from the coding sequence ATGATCGAATTCCTGCTTCTCGCCCTGGCTCTCCTCCTCTCACTGGCCTGCGGCGCCTTCGTGGCGGCGGAGTTCTCGCTGACCACCCTGGAGCGCGGCAGTCTGGAACAGGCGGTCGAGAACGGTGAGCGCGGCGCGGAGAGCGCCCTGAAGGCCGTCCGCAATCTGACGTTCCAGCTCTCCGGCGCCCAGCTGGGCATCACCGTCACCAATCTGGTCATCGGTATGCTCGCCGAGCCCTCCATCGCGGCGCTGCTGCGCGACCCGCTCTCCGCCGCCGGGGTACCCGACGGGGCCGTGGGCTCCGTCGCCCTCGTCACCGGTACGGCCCTGTCGACCGTGGTGCTGATGGTGGTCGGCGAGCTGGTCCCCAAGAACTGGGCGATCTCCAGCCCGCTGCCGGTGGCCAAGGCCGTCGCCACACCGCAGCGCGCCTTCAGCGCGGCCTTCCGCCCGCTCATCAGCCATCTCAACAACTCCGCCAACCGCCTCGTCCGGCGGATGGGCCTGGAGCCCGCCGAGGAGCTGGCGTCCGCGCGCGGCCCGCAGGAGCTGGTGGCCCTGGCCCGGCACTCCGCCAAGGAGGGGGCCCTGGAGCCGGACACGGCCGAGCTGTTCGTGCGGACCCTGAACCTCTCGGAGCTGAGCGCCGAGAACGTCATGACCCCGCGGGTGCAGGTCATGGCGCTCGATGTGCAGGCCAGCGCGGAGGACGTCGCCAACGCGACCCGCGCCACCGGCCTCTCCCGCTTCCCCGTCTACCGGGGCAGCCTCGACACGGTCGTCGGCATCGCGCACATCAAGGACGTCCTGGCGGTCCCCGCCGAGCGCCGCTCGCGCCATCCGGTGACCGAACTGCTGCGCGAGCCACTGCTCGTGCCGGAGTCGCTGACCGTGGACCGGCTGCTCGACCGGCTCTCGGGCAAGCGCAGCATGGCCGTCGTCATCGACGAGTACGGCGGCACCGCCGGGGTCGTCACCCTGGAGGACATCGTCGAGGAGGTCGTCGGCGAGGTCCGGGACGAGCACGACCCGCTGGAGGCGCCCGACCTGGCGCCGGCCGGCACGGACGCGGAGGGCCGCGAGCTGTACGCGGCGGACGGCGCGGCCCGTACCGACCAGCTGGAGACGATCGGCCTGCGCGCCCCCGAGGGGCCGTACGAGACCCTGGCCGGGCTGGTCGCCACGGAGCTCGGCCGGATACCGGCCGAGGGCGACCGGGTGGAGGTGGCCGGCTGGCGCGTCGACGTGGTGGACGCGTCGGGACGCCGGGCGGCCCGCGTGCTGCTGCACGCGCCGCTGCCCGAGCACGGTGAACAGCACCCCGAGGAGGCCTCCCGATGA
- a CDS encoding SCO1431 family membrane protein — protein sequence MTAAAVVAARTGGPSDDDHPLLEQIAGWVLTIVLAMLIARFGPL from the coding sequence ATGACCGCTGCCGCTGTCGTGGCCGCCCGTACCGGCGGACCGTCCGACGACGACCACCCGCTGCTGGAACAGATCGCGGGCTGGGTGCTGACGATCGTGCTGGCGATGCTCATCGCTCGGTTCGGTCCGCTCTGA
- a CDS encoding hemolysin family protein has protein sequence MTAVQLFVGLLTLVANAFFVGAEFAMISVRRSQVEPLAEEGNRRAKSVLWGLQHVSALMAAAQLGITLCTLVLGVVAEPAIAHLLEPVFDAAGVPHGLVHPISFVIALAAATYLHMLFGEMLPKNIALAAPVRTALALGPPMVALSRALRPVIFSINALANTLLKLLRVEPKNEVAATFSDDELARMVADSREAGLLDKRSTERLRDALELGRRPVQEVVKPVANVVAAPLGVTPEGLEKLAWESGFSRFPVVDSGRRILGYLHVKDALDARPRDLPFPVAAMRPIARVRAETPLDDALGAMRGSSTHLAAVIGADGRLAGLVTMEDVLRELVGRTPA, from the coding sequence ATGACCGCGGTCCAGCTTTTCGTGGGTCTGCTGACCCTGGTCGCGAACGCCTTCTTCGTCGGTGCCGAGTTCGCGATGATCTCGGTCCGGCGCAGCCAGGTGGAACCGCTCGCCGAGGAGGGCAACCGGCGCGCCAAGAGCGTGCTGTGGGGGCTGCAGCACGTCTCGGCGCTGATGGCCGCCGCGCAGCTCGGCATCACGCTCTGCACGCTGGTCCTGGGTGTGGTCGCCGAGCCGGCGATCGCCCATCTGCTGGAGCCGGTGTTCGACGCGGCGGGTGTGCCGCACGGCCTGGTGCACCCCATCTCCTTCGTCATCGCGCTCGCGGCGGCGACGTATCTGCACATGCTCTTCGGCGAGATGCTCCCGAAGAACATCGCGCTCGCGGCGCCCGTGCGGACCGCGCTCGCCCTGGGCCCGCCGATGGTGGCCCTGTCCCGGGCGCTCCGCCCGGTGATCTTCTCCATCAACGCCTTGGCCAACACGCTGCTGAAGCTGCTGCGCGTCGAGCCGAAGAACGAGGTCGCGGCCACGTTCTCGGACGACGAGCTGGCCCGGATGGTGGCCGACTCCCGTGAGGCCGGGCTGCTGGACAAGCGGTCGACGGAGCGTCTGCGGGATGCCCTGGAACTCGGCCGGCGGCCCGTACAGGAGGTCGTCAAGCCGGTGGCCAATGTGGTCGCCGCCCCGCTCGGCGTCACCCCGGAGGGCCTGGAGAAGCTGGCCTGGGAATCGGGGTTCTCCCGCTTCCCGGTCGTGGACTCGGGCCGCCGGATCCTGGGCTACCTGCATGTGAAGGACGCGCTGGACGCCCGGCCGCGGGACCTGCCGTTCCCGGTGGCGGCGATGCGGCCGATCGCCCGGGTCCGGGCGGAGACGCCGCTCGACGACGCGCTGGGGGCGATGCGCGGTTCCAGTACCCATCTGGCCGCGGTGATCGGAGCGGACGGCAGGCTGGCCGGTCTGGTCACCATGGAGGACGTGCTGCGGGAGCTGGTCGGGCGCACGCCCGCCTGA
- a CDS encoding ATP-dependent Clp protease proteolytic subunit, with protein sequence MESPTARYVLPQFTERTSRGIRTLDPYSRLLEERIVFLGTEVDETSANDVIAQLMHLEHAAPGRGISLYINSPGGSLTAMTAIYDTMLFVGCPIETICLGQAAEEAAVLLAAGEPGRRLMLPGSRAVLRQPSLAEPAQGQVDDLAIRAREVARARAMLEGMLVRHTGQSAERVASDIERDMILTAGEAVAYGLADRIVANRKGSAASVGRG encoded by the coding sequence GTGGAGTCTCCGACCGCCCGCTACGTGCTGCCGCAGTTCACCGAGCGCACCAGCCGCGGGATCCGCACGCTGGACCCGTACTCCCGGCTTCTGGAGGAGCGCATCGTCTTCCTCGGCACCGAGGTCGACGAGACCTCGGCCAACGACGTCATCGCCCAGCTGATGCACCTGGAGCACGCCGCGCCCGGCCGCGGCATCTCCCTGTACATCAACTCCCCCGGCGGCTCCCTCACCGCGATGACCGCGATCTACGACACGATGCTCTTCGTCGGCTGCCCCATCGAGACGATCTGCCTCGGACAGGCCGCCGAGGAGGCGGCCGTGCTGCTCGCCGCGGGGGAGCCCGGCCGGCGGCTGATGCTCCCGGGTTCCCGGGCCGTGCTCCGCCAGCCGTCCCTGGCCGAGCCCGCACAGGGGCAGGTGGACGACCTGGCGATCAGGGCCCGCGAAGTGGCCCGCGCCCGGGCCATGCTGGAGGGGATGCTGGTGCGGCACACCGGGCAGTCCGCCGAGCGCGTCGCCTCGGACATCGAGCGGGACATGATCCTCACCGCCGGCGAGGCCGTCGCCTACGGGCTCGCCGACCGGATCGTCGCGAACCGCAAGGGGTCCGCCGCCTCCGTGGGCCGGGGGTGA
- a CDS encoding type II toxin-antitoxin system Phd/YefM family antitoxin yields MAYEIPVTQARAELAELINRVVYGGERVVVTRHGKPLVALVSAADLQLLEQEEGAADEPVISTVSALRPGLTSAAGERSRFGIAAEHRGAEPGNPPGGHGH; encoded by the coding sequence ATGGCTTATGAGATTCCGGTGACGCAAGCCCGCGCGGAGCTGGCCGAGTTGATCAACCGTGTCGTCTACGGCGGTGAACGGGTGGTCGTGACGCGTCACGGTAAGCCGCTCGTGGCGCTGGTATCAGCCGCTGACCTGCAGCTTCTGGAGCAGGAAGAGGGTGCCGCGGATGAGCCGGTGATCAGCACGGTGTCGGCCCTCCGCCCCGGCCTCACGTCCGCTGCGGGCGAACGGAGCCGGTTCGGCATCGCGGCGGAGCACCGCGGCGCGGAGCCGGGCAATCCGCCGGGCGGGCACGGTCATTGA
- a CDS encoding ABC transporter ATP-binding protein, whose amino-acid sequence MPTLAQETTHDSADGRPPAARAESLTKAFGSGETAVIAVDAVDVTIERGRFTAVMGPSGSGKSTLMHCLAGLDSVSAGRVWLGGTEITGLKEKDLTRLRRDRIGFMFQSFNLLPTLTAAENITLPMDIAGRKPDRAWLDRVIDTLRLRDRLSHRPSQLSGGQQQRVACARALASRPELIFADEPTGNLDSRSGREVLRFLREAVDELGQTVVMVTHDPNAAAHADRVLFLADGRIVDEMAEPTAERVLQRMRLFSPGPPPPGGSGGPES is encoded by the coding sequence ATGCCCACGCTTGCACAGGAGACCACCCACGACTCCGCGGACGGACGGCCCCCGGCCGCCCGGGCCGAATCGCTCACCAAGGCCTTCGGCTCCGGCGAGACCGCGGTCATCGCGGTCGACGCCGTGGACGTCACGATCGAAAGGGGCCGGTTCACGGCGGTGATGGGCCCCTCCGGCTCCGGGAAGTCCACGCTGATGCACTGCCTGGCCGGACTGGACTCGGTCTCGGCCGGCCGGGTCTGGCTGGGCGGCACGGAGATCACCGGGCTCAAGGAGAAGGACCTGACCCGGCTGCGGCGCGACCGGATCGGCTTCATGTTCCAGTCGTTCAATCTGCTGCCGACGCTGACGGCGGCCGAGAACATCACGCTCCCGATGGACATCGCGGGCCGCAAGCCGGACCGCGCCTGGCTCGACCGGGTGATCGACACCCTCCGGCTGCGGGACCGGCTCTCACACCGTCCGTCCCAGCTCTCCGGCGGCCAGCAGCAGCGGGTGGCCTGTGCGCGGGCCCTGGCCTCCCGCCCCGAGCTGATCTTCGCGGACGAGCCGACCGGCAACCTGGACTCCCGGAGCGGGCGGGAAGTGCTGCGCTTCCTGCGCGAGGCCGTCGACGAGCTCGGGCAGACGGTGGTGATGGTCACCCACGACCCCAACGCCGCCGCCCATGCCGACCGGGTGCTCTTCCTGGCCGACGGGCGCATCGTGGACGAGATGGCGGAGCCGACCGCCGAGCGGGTGCTCCAGCGGATGCGCCTCTTCTCCCCCGGCCCCCCGCCGCCCGGCGGGAGCGGCGGACCGGAGAGCTGA
- the bioD gene encoding dethiobiotin synthase translates to MAVTVVSGTGTEIGKTVVTAALAAAALAAGRTVAVLKPAQTGVAPGEPGDAAEAARLAGPVTTAELARYPEPLAPETAARRAGRSTVRPAEIAEAAEKLAAGHDLVLVEGAGGLLVRYDEEGATLADAARLLDAPVLVVAAAGLGTLNATALTAEALRARGLDCAGVLLGSWPAEPGLAERCNLADLPAAAGAPLLGALPHGAGALPPAEFRARAGRWLAPALGGTWDAAEFTARHRPPR, encoded by the coding sequence ATGGCCGTCACCGTCGTCAGCGGCACCGGGACCGAGATCGGGAAGACGGTGGTGACCGCCGCGCTGGCCGCCGCCGCGCTGGCGGCGGGCCGTACCGTCGCCGTGCTCAAGCCGGCCCAGACCGGCGTGGCGCCCGGTGAGCCGGGGGACGCGGCGGAGGCAGCCCGCCTCGCCGGCCCCGTCACCACGGCCGAGCTGGCCCGCTACCCCGAACCGCTGGCCCCGGAGACGGCCGCACGGCGGGCGGGCAGGTCCACGGTACGGCCGGCGGAGATCGCGGAGGCGGCGGAGAAACTGGCCGCCGGCCACGATCTGGTCCTGGTCGAGGGCGCGGGCGGGCTGCTGGTGCGCTACGACGAAGAGGGCGCGACCCTGGCGGACGCTGCCCGGCTGCTGGACGCGCCGGTGCTGGTGGTCGCCGCCGCCGGGCTGGGCACCCTCAACGCCACCGCGCTGACGGCGGAGGCCCTGCGCGCCCGGGGGCTGGACTGCGCGGGTGTTCTCCTGGGCAGCTGGCCGGCCGAGCCGGGCCTGGCGGAGCGCTGCAATCTGGCCGACCTGCCCGCGGCGGCCGGGGCTCCGCTGCTGGGCGCGCTCCCGCACGGGGCCGGCGCCCTCCCGCCCGCGGAGTTCCGTGCCCGCGCCGGCCGCTGGCTCGCCCCCGCGCTGGGGGGCACCTGGGACGCCGCGGAGTTCACCGCACGGCACCGGCCGCCGCGGTGA
- a CDS encoding ATP-binding protein, with product MYHPHPGGPAEAALAQPAPVPVCRPASEPAAPEPDTGRAGPWPLPRSGEACALARRAVRHTLSRWGLGDLADTAELLVSELVANALRHAHGPVHLTLVRGRSVCCQVGDGSRELPRVRRATADDEDGRGMSMVDLMACDWGADRTPWGKEVWFSLPAPAPALPAPAPALPAAAVPAPVPPADERD from the coding sequence ATGTACCACCCGCACCCCGGAGGGCCCGCCGAGGCCGCGCTGGCCCAGCCGGCCCCCGTGCCCGTGTGCCGTCCGGCCTCCGAGCCGGCGGCACCGGAGCCCGACACCGGCCGGGCCGGCCCCTGGCCGCTGCCGCGGTCGGGCGAGGCGTGCGCGCTCGCTCGCAGGGCCGTGCGCCACACCCTGTCCCGGTGGGGGCTCGGTGATCTCGCGGACACCGCGGAACTCCTGGTCAGCGAGCTCGTCGCCAACGCGCTGCGCCATGCGCACGGCCCCGTCCACCTCACCCTCGTCCGCGGCAGGTCGGTCTGCTGCCAGGTCGGCGACGGAAGCCGGGAACTGCCCCGGGTCCGCCGCGCCACCGCGGACGACGAGGACGGGCGCGGCATGTCGATGGTCGACCTCATGGCCTGCGACTGGGGCGCGGACCGCACCCCCTGGGGCAAGGAGGTCTGGTTCTCCCTCCCCGCTCCCGCTCCGGCCCTCCCCGCTCCCGCTCCGGCCCTTCCGGCCGCCGCCGTACCGGCCCCGGTGCCGCCCGCCGACGAGCGGGACTGA